A region of Cryptococcus decagattii chromosome 3, complete sequence DNA encodes the following proteins:
- a CDS encoding acetyl-coenzyme A synthetase, with protein sequence MGKTEVAPGIHHVHPLPDSVPESEDLYAPPPRLQGKDGRPKPHVGPNYEAYVNEWAKTVGPNSDEWWASKARETLDWYEDFKTVRAGGFEHGDVQWFPEGTLNAAYNCLDRHYYKNPKKAAIIYEADEPSESREVSYEELMQETCRVANVLKSYGVKKGDAVSIYLPMTWQAVAAFLACARIGAIHSAVFAGFSAESLRDRINDCECKVLITTDEGRRGGKSIATKQIVDAALQQCPLVENVLVLRRTGNKVPMTEGRDKWWDEECAKMPTYCPCERMASEDPLFILYTSGSTGKPKGVVHCTGGYLLGAALTLKYVFDAHADDRFACMADIGWITGHSYIIYGPLANGITTTVFESTPVYPTPSRYWDFVDKWKATQLYTAPTAIRLLRRMGEAYAKNHDLSSLRVLGSVGEPINPEAWHWYNDFAGKNQCAIVDTYWMTETGSISIAPLPGAISTKPGSATFPFFGMDVDIIDPQSGQILEGNDVEGVLVAKKPWPSLARTVYRDHKRYLETYMKPYPGYFFFGDGAARDSDGYMWIKGRVDDVINVSGHRLSTAEVESALILHKGVAETAVVGCADDLTGQAVYAFVTMKPEFDLKTTKEADLSKELAIQVRKVIGPFAAPKKIYLVSDLPKTRSGKIMRRVLRKIVAGEGDQLGDLSSVADPQIVDEVKQKRIEGWEGKEEGEKCTRDPFTGIRRNGEEAQNGSFLWEVAGRQIILSYLTGDRSKCRKATEQVQNTYIAANRAPRHFAVSVPFPANSKSPVLPSAPLSLLHLFHLSTLLILV encoded by the exons ATGGGCAAAACAGAAGTCGCTCCTGGCATCCACCACGTTCACCCTCTCCCCGACTCCGTTCCCGAGTCTGAGGATCTCTACGCTCCCCCTCCTCGTTTGCAGGGCAAGGACGGCCGTCCGAAGCCTCATGTTGGTCCGAACTACGAGGCCTACGTCAACGAATGGGCAAAGACTGTTGGCCCCAATAGTGATGAGTGGTGGGCCTCAAAGGCCAGGGAAACACTTGATTGGTATGAGGACTTTAAGACTGTCAGGGCTGGTGGCTTTGAGCATGGCGATGTTCAGTGGTT CCCTGAAGGTACCTTGAACGCTGCCTACAACTGTCTCGACCGACACTATTACAAGAACCCCAAAAAGGCCGCCATCATCTACGAGGCCGACGAGCCCTCCGAGTCCCGTGAAGTCTCTTACGAGGAACTCATGCAGGAGACTTGCCGAGTTGCCAACGTCCTCAAGAGTTACGGTGTCAAAAAGGGTGACGCTGTGTCCATCTA TCTCCCTATGACTTGGCAGGCCGTTGCAGCATTCCTTGCTTGTGCCAGAATCGGTGCTATCCACTCTGCTGTCTTTGCCGGTTTTAGCGCCGAAAGTTTGAGGGATAGGATTAACGATTGTGAATGCAAGGTTTTGATCACCACCGA CGAGGGTCGACGAGGCGGTAAGAGCATTGCTACCAAGCAGA TCGTCGATGCTGCTCTCCAGCAGTGCCCTCTTGTTGAGAACGTTCTTGTCCTTCGACGAACTGGCAACAAGGTCCCCATGACTGAGGGACGTGACAAATGGTGGGACGAGGAGTGTGCTAAAATGCCCACTTACTGCCCTTGCGAGAGAATGGCTTCCGAGGACcctctcttcatcctctac ACCTCTGGTTCCACTGGTAAACCTAAGGGTGTTGTCCACTGCACTGGTGGTTACCTCCTCGGTGCCGCTCTTACCCTCAAATACGTCTTTGACGCCCACGCCGACGACCGATTTGCCTGTATGGCCGATATTGGATGGATTACCGGGCACAGTTACATCATTTACGGCCCTCTTGCCAACGgcatcaccaccaccgtCTTTGAATCCACCCCTGTCTACCCCACACCATCCAGATACTGGGACTTTGTCGACAAGTGGAAGGCTACCCAGCTCTACACCGCGCCCACCGCTATCCGATTGTTAAGACGTATGGGCGAAGCGTACGCCAAGAACCACGATCTCAGCTCTCTTCGAGTTTTGGGCTCTGTTGGTGAGCCCATCAACCCCGAGGCTTGGCATTGGTACAATGACTTTGCGGGCAAGAACCAATGTGCCATTGTTGACACTTACTGGATGACCGAAACTGGTTCTATCTCGATTGCTCCTCTCCCCGGAGCCATCTCCACCAAGCCCGGTTCTGCCaccttccccttcttcgGTATGGATGTTGACATTATTGACCCTCAAAGCGGTCAGATCTTGGAGGGTAACGATGTTGAGGGTGTTCTCGTTGCCAAGAAACCATGGCCCAGTCTTGCCAGGACTGTCTACAGGGACCACAAGAGGTATCTTGAGACTTACATGAAGCCTTACCCCGGctacttcttctttggtgACGGTGCTGCTCGAGACAGTGACGGCTATATGTGGATCAAGGGACGAGTTGATGATGTTATCAATGTCTCTGGTCACCGACTTTCCACAGCCGAGGTCGAATCTGCTCTTATCCTTCACAAGGGTGTCGCGGAGACTGCCGTCGTTGGATGCGCTGATGACCTGACCGGTCAGGCCGTCTACGCTTTCGTTACCATGAAGCCCGAGTTTGACTTAAAGACTACCAAGGAGGCCGATCTCAGCAAAGAGTTGGCTATCCAGGTAAGGAAGGTTATTGGTCCTTTCGCTGCCCCCAAGAAGATT TACCTCGTCTCCGATCTCCCGAAGACCCGATCAGGAAAGATTATGCGTCGAGTTCTCCGAAAGATTGTTGCTGGCGAGGGCGACCAATTGGGAGACCTTTCTTCCGTGGCTGACCCCCAAATTGTCGATGAAG tcaagcaaaaA AGAATagaaggatgggaagggaaggaagaaggcgagAAATGTACTA GGGATCCATT TACTGGTATTCGACGAAACGGGGAAGAAGCTCAAAATGGCAGTTTCCTATGGGAAGTTGCAGGCCGGCAGATCATTTTATCTTATCTGACCGGCGACCGATCTAAGTGCCGGAAGGCAAC AGAACAGGTGCAGAACACATATATCG CCGCCAACCGAGCGCCGCGTCACTTCGCCGTCTCCGTCCCTTTTCCAGCAAACAGCAAATCACCAGTACTGCCCTCTGCGCCTCTTTCACTgctccatctcttccatctttctaCATTATTGATCTTGGTATAG